CGAATTAATTTGCCCCTACAAGAGAAGGATATTGCTCTTCTACCGTAGGATAATCGGTGTAACCTTTTTCATCACCACCATAAAAAGTCGTTGAATCTGCCTCAGTCAACGGTGCATTGAGAGCTATACGTCTGGGTAAGTCGGGATTTGAGATAAACAGTATTCCAAAAGAAACTAGATCGGCTTCTCCCTTTGCTAAAACGGCATCGCCTTTTTCACGGGTGTATTCCCCATTAACCATGAGTGTACCGTGATAACGCTCTCGTATATGACTGGTTGGCACCACTGTCGCCCCATGTCGGATGTCTGATTCTATCGCTTCAAAAATATGCAGATAAGCCAAATCAAATTGGTTCAATGCTTCGCCTGCATAACCAAAAGTCGCCAGTGGGTTTGAATCATGCATATCGTTAAACGTCCCACTGGGAGATAGGCGTACCCCAACCCGTTTTGCACCCCATACACCGACAACTGCTTCAGTGACTTCTAGCAGCAATCGGGCACGATTTTCTATAGAACCACCATAGTCATCTGTACGTTTATTCGTACCATCACGGAGAAATTGGTCAAGTAAATAACCATTAGCTCCGTGAACCTCTATCCCATCAAAACCAGCAGCCAGAGCATTTTCAGCCCCCTGACGATATTGTTCGATAATTTCGGGAATCTCTGAAGTTTCCAAAGCACGAGGAGTGACATAGGGTTTCATGCCTTCAAAGGTGAGTACCTGACCCTTGGGTGCGATAGCAGAAGGTGCTAGCGGTAACTCACCATTCGGTTGAAAATCAGGGTGTGAACTACGCCCTACGTGCCATAGTTGCAGATAAATTCTACCTCCGTGCTGATGCACTGCATCTGTGACTAACTTCCAACCTTCGACTTGTTCTTGTGAGTGGATTCCTGGTGTATGAGGATACCCTTGACCTTGTGGAGAAACCTGGGTAGCTTCAGCGATAATTAGCCCCGCCGAGGCACGTTGAGTGTAGTAGATGGCATTGAGTTGATGCGGTACGTTCCCCTCACCCGCCCGTTGTCGGGTTAGGGGAGCCATCACTATGCGGTTGGGCAGTTCTAAATCACCTAACTTGTAGGGTGAGAGTAAGTTGATGTTGGTGTTCATAGGTTGAATCTCTAAATTCTGTGCAACGCAAAAAATTAAATTTTCTAGTACAGGACGAGAGAAATAACTAGACAGTTAGAAATAGGTTAAAACCCTGCTGATGTAAGTCTTTTTCTCCCCTGACTTCTGATTTCTGACTCCTGGCACTAGCTGACAACTCAAGTCAGTTAGACTTGGCTAAACTCTTGAGTTTTCCAGTCCGTTTTTACGGAATTATCCTGTTAGCCCGAAAATTTCTAGCTGTTCTCGTTCGTATTTAATACAGCTGGGTGCAACTTGTAGGGTGGGCGTTCTGCGCGCCCGCTTGACGGTTCGTGTGGCCCATCCCACAAGAAAAAAGGTTGTAGTACATTCAATTAAGTAAGAACCAGTATATTCTAGGTAGTTGAATTCTGTTGGCAAGATGCTTTAAACAACTGACTGCACAACACCGCAATCTACCCGCAAAGCTGCACCATGAGTAGCTGCAGTTCTGGAACTGGATAGATAGACGACCATCGCTGCTACCTCATCGATTGTTGCAAAGCGTTTGGTCAGGGCAGTTAAACGTGCTTTGCTGAATTTTGGCGAACGCGCAAGGCGCGTTCGCCTACAAATTATAACTACAGATACTGCGCTAAGGTCTTGCTCAAGGTTGTTTTTGGCACTGCACCCACCACCGTATCGACTTGCCGACCCCCCTTGAACACGATGAGCGTAGGAATGCTGCGAATCCCATAATGGCTGGCAACAGTAGGATTTTCATCTGTGTTTAACTTCACTACTTTTACCTGTCCTGTGTATTCGGCAGCAATTTCATCTACCACCGGACCAACCATACGGCAAGGTCCACACCACGGTGCCCAAAAATCTACCAACACTGGAACTTGACTTTCAAGGACTTCTTGCTTAAACGTGGACTCTGTTACATTTGCTACGGATGACATACTTGCCCTCCTATTTATTCGTTAATTCGATATTATCGAATAAATAAAATATCGTCAACTAAGTGAGATAATCCAAGTATGAGACTCTTATATCACCCAGACCGAAAACATATTTCTTTAGCGGGAGTGCTGTATGCTTTAGGTGATCCAGTGCGGCTGGAAATTGTGCGGCGACTGGCGTATGAAGGAGAGCATTGCTGTGCTGACTTCGATTTTGCCATTGCCAAGTCTACCATGTCCAATCACTTCAAGATTTTGCGCGAGTCAGGTATAGTCTTAACTCGCAAAGAAGGAACACAGCACATTAATATGTTGCGGAAAGATGATTTGGAAGCACTTTTTCCTGGATTGTTGGAGGCTGTATTGCGATCGGCTAAACCGTGGTCTATTTGTTCCTCCTCTCAACAAACGACGTCAGAGCAAGTTTAATGATTAAAGAGCCGTTTGCCAGCACTTTCATGATTCAATTACTCGTAAAAATTCGGTTTAGGGCTATTTGGAACCACAGATGGACACAGATGGACACAG
The sequence above is a segment of the Mastigocladopsis repens PCC 10914 genome. Coding sequences within it:
- the trxA gene encoding thioredoxin; the protein is MSSVANVTESTFKQEVLESQVPVLVDFWAPWCGPCRMVGPVVDEIAAEYTGQVKVVKLNTDENPTVASHYGIRSIPTLIVFKGGRQVDTVVGAVPKTTLSKTLAQYL
- a CDS encoding alkene reductase, with product MNTNINLLSPYKLGDLELPNRIVMAPLTRQRAGEGNVPHQLNAIYYTQRASAGLIIAEATQVSPQGQGYPHTPGIHSQEQVEGWKLVTDAVHQHGGRIYLQLWHVGRSSHPDFQPNGELPLAPSAIAPKGQVLTFEGMKPYVTPRALETSEIPEIIEQYRQGAENALAAGFDGIEVHGANGYLLDQFLRDGTNKRTDDYGGSIENRARLLLEVTEAVVGVWGAKRVGVRLSPSGTFNDMHDSNPLATFGYAGEALNQFDLAYLHIFEAIESDIRHGATVVPTSHIRERYHGTLMVNGEYTREKGDAVLAKGEADLVSFGILFISNPDLPRRIALNAPLTEADSTTFYGGDEKGYTDYPTVEEQYPSLVGAN
- a CDS encoding ArsR/SmtB family transcription factor, with translation MRLLYHPDRKHISLAGVLYALGDPVRLEIVRRLAYEGEHCCADFDFAIAKSTMSNHFKILRESGIVLTRKEGTQHINMLRKDDLEALFPGLLEAVLRSAKPWSICSSSQQTTSEQV